Proteins encoded by one window of Pseudorca crassidens isolate mPseCra1 chromosome 3, mPseCra1.hap1, whole genome shotgun sequence:
- the TSSK6 gene encoding testis-specific serine/threonine-protein kinase 6: MSGDKLLSELGYKLGRTIGEGSYSKVKVATSKKYKGPVAIKVVDRRRAPPDFVNKFLPRELSILRGVRHPHIVHVFEFIEVCNGKLYIVMEAAATDLLQAVQRNGRIPGGQARDLFGQIAGAVRYLHDHHLVHRDLKCENVLLSPDERRVKLTDFGFGRQAHGYPDLSTTYCGSAAYASPEVLLGIPYDPKKYDIWSLGVVLYVMVTGCMPFDDSDIAGLPRRQKRGVLYPDGLELSEHCKALIAELLQFSPTARPSASQVARNCWLRSEDSG, from the coding sequence ATGTCGGGCGACAAGCTTCTGAGCGAACTCGGCTATAAACTGGGCCGCACGATAGGCGAGGGCAGTTACTCCAAGGTGAAGGTGGCCACGTCCAAGAAATACAAGGGCCCGGTGGCCATCAAGGTGGTGGACCGGCGGCGCGCGCCGCCAGACTTCGTCAACAAGTTCCTGCCACGCGAGTTGTCCATCCTTCGGGGCGTGCGGCACCCGCACATCGTGCACGTCTTCGAGTTCATCGAGGTGTGCAACGGGAAGCTGTACATCGTGATGGAGGCGGCCGCCACCGACCTACTGCAGGCCGTGCAGCGAAACGGGCGCATCCCCGGGGGGCAGGCACGCGACCTCTTCGGGCAGATTGCCGGTGCTGTGCGCTACCTGCACGACCACCACCTGGTGCACCGCGACCTCAAGTGCGAAAACGTGCTGCTGAGCCCTGATGAACGCCGCGTCAAGCTCACTGACTTCGGCTTCGGCCGTCAGGCGCATGGCTACCCCGACCTGAGCACCACCTACTGCGGCTCGGCCGCCTACGCGTCGCCCGAGGTACTCCTCGGCATCCCCTACGACCCCAAGAAGTACGACATATGGAGCCTGGGTGTTGTGCTCTACGTCATGGTCACCGGGTGTATGCCCTTCGACGACTCCGACATCGCCGGCCTGCCCCGGCGTCAGAAGCGCGGCGTTCTCTACCCCGATGGCCTCGAGCTGTCTGAGCACTGCAAGGCCCTAATAGCCGAGTTGCTGCAGTTCAGCCCGACGGCCAGGCCCTCCGCGAGCCAAGTAGCGCGCAACTGCTGGCTGCGTTCGGAGGACTCCGGCTAG
- the NDUFA13 gene encoding NADH dehydrogenase [ubiquinone] 1 alpha subcomplex subunit 13 yields the protein MAASKVKQDMPPLGGYGPIDYKRNLPRRGLSGYSMFAVGIGTLLFGYWSMMKWNRERRRLQIEDFEARIALMPLLQAEKDRRVLQMLRENLEEEAIIMKDVPDWKVGESVFHTTRWVTPMMGELYGLRTNEEILRSTYGFRWYT from the exons ATGGCGGCGTCGAAGGTGAAGCAGGACATGCCCCCGCTGGGGGGCTACGGCCCTATCGACTACAAGCGGAACCTTCCGCGTCGGGGACTGTCGG gcTACAGCATGTTCGCCGTGGGCATCGGGACCTTGCTGTTTGGGTACTGGAGCATGATGAAGTGGAACCGCGAACGCAG GCGCCTGCAGATCGAGGACTTCGAGGCCCGCATTGCACTGATGCCTCTGTTGCAGGCAGAGAAGGACCGGAG GGTTCTCCAGATGCTTCGGGAGAACTTGGAGGAGGAGGCGATCATCATGAAGGACGTGCCGGATTGGAAG GTAGGCGAGTCTGTGTTCCACACAACGCGCTGGGTGACCCCCATGATGGGCGAGCTCTACGGGCTGCGCACGAACGAGGAGATTCTCCGCTCCACCTATGGCTTCAGGTGGTACACGTAG
- the YJEFN3 gene encoding yjeF N-terminal domain-containing protein 3 isoform X2 has product MHLKGCGGGGCLRAQITSAMSSAAGPDLAEAPEERCFLSTAEAAALERELLEDYRFGRQQLVEWCGHASAVAVTKVFPLPAHSRKQRTVLVVCGPEQNGAVGLVCARHLRVFCEKMDIPFLSYLPTEVQLINNAYRLVVDAVLGPGVEPGKVGGPCMRALATLKLLSIPLVSLDIPSGWDPETGGDAEDGLRPDVLVSLAAPKQCAGRFSGRHHFVAGRFVPDDVRRKFALRLPGYTGTDCIAAL; this is encoded by the exons ATGCACTTAAAAGGCTGTGGTGGTGGTGGCTGCCTGCGCGCCCAGATCACCTCCGCCATGAGCAGCGCGGCTGGCCCGGACCTAGCGGAGGCACCCGAGGAGCGGTGTTTCCTCAG CACAGCCGAGGCAGCTGCCCTGGAGCGGGAGTTGCTGGAAGATTATCGCTTCGGGCGGCAGCAGCTGGTGGAGTGGTGCGGCCATGCTAGTGCCGTGGCTGTGACCAAG GTGTTCCCTTTGCCTGCCCACTCCCGGAAGCAGAGGACGGTGCTAGTCGTGTGCGGCCCGGAGCAGAATGGGGCAGTGGGGCTGGTCTGTGCCCGGCACCTGCGGGTGTTT TGTGAGAAGATGGACATCCCCTTCCTGTCCTATCTGCCCACGGAG gTCCAGCTCATCAACAACGCCTACAGACTGGTGGTGGACGCCGTGCTGGGCCCCGGTGTGGAGCCGGGCAAGGTCGGGGGCCCCTGCATGCGTGCGCTGGCCACGCTCAAGCTACTGTCCATCCCCCTCGTGAGCCTGGACATTCCCTCAG gCTGGGACCCAGAGACCGGCGGCGACGCCGAGGACGGGCTACGACCCGACGTGCTCGTATCGCTGGCGGCGCCCAAGCAATGCGCCGGCCGCTTCTCCGGGCGCCACCACTTCGTGGCCGGCAGGTTCGTGCCCGACGACGTGCGCCGAAAGTTCGCTCTGCGCCTGCCGGGGTACACGGGCACCGACTGCATCGCGGCGCTTTGA
- the YJEFN3 gene encoding yjeF N-terminal domain-containing protein 3 isoform X3 produces MHLKGCGGGGCLRAQITSAMSSAAGPDLAEAPEERCFLSTAEAAALERELLEDYRFGRQQLVEWCGHASAVAVTKEYEPTIFYPTRSLDPLHRDLTTQCEKMDIPFLSYLPTEVQLINNAYRLVVDAVLGPGVEPGKVGGPCMRALATLKLLSIPLVSLDIPSGWDPETGGDAEDGLRPDVLVSLAAPKQCAGRFSGRHHFVAGRFVPDDVRRKFALRLPGYTGTDCIAAL; encoded by the exons ATGCACTTAAAAGGCTGTGGTGGTGGTGGCTGCCTGCGCGCCCAGATCACCTCCGCCATGAGCAGCGCGGCTGGCCCGGACCTAGCGGAGGCACCCGAGGAGCGGTGTTTCCTCAG CACAGCCGAGGCAGCTGCCCTGGAGCGGGAGTTGCTGGAAGATTATCGCTTCGGGCGGCAGCAGCTGGTGGAGTGGTGCGGCCATGCTAGTGCCGTGGCTGTGACCAAG GAGTACGAACCAACCATCTTCTACCCCACACGCTCACTGGACCCGCTGCACCGGGACCTGACTACCCAGTGTGAGAAGATGGACATCCCCTTCCTGTCCTATCTGCCCACGGAG gTCCAGCTCATCAACAACGCCTACAGACTGGTGGTGGACGCCGTGCTGGGCCCCGGTGTGGAGCCGGGCAAGGTCGGGGGCCCCTGCATGCGTGCGCTGGCCACGCTCAAGCTACTGTCCATCCCCCTCGTGAGCCTGGACATTCCCTCAG gCTGGGACCCAGAGACCGGCGGCGACGCCGAGGACGGGCTACGACCCGACGTGCTCGTATCGCTGGCGGCGCCCAAGCAATGCGCCGGCCGCTTCTCCGGGCGCCACCACTTCGTGGCCGGCAGGTTCGTGCCCGACGACGTGCGCCGAAAGTTCGCTCTGCGCCTGCCGGGGTACACGGGCACCGACTGCATCGCGGCGCTTTGA
- the YJEFN3 gene encoding yjeF N-terminal domain-containing protein 3 isoform X1 → MHLKGCGGGGCLRAQITSAMSSAAGPDLAEAPEERCFLSTAEAAALERELLEDYRFGRQQLVEWCGHASAVAVTKVFPLPAHSRKQRTVLVVCGPEQNGAVGLVCARHLRVFEYEPTIFYPTRSLDPLHRDLTTQCEKMDIPFLSYLPTEVQLINNAYRLVVDAVLGPGVEPGKVGGPCMRALATLKLLSIPLVSLDIPSGWDPETGGDAEDGLRPDVLVSLAAPKQCAGRFSGRHHFVAGRFVPDDVRRKFALRLPGYTGTDCIAAL, encoded by the exons ATGCACTTAAAAGGCTGTGGTGGTGGTGGCTGCCTGCGCGCCCAGATCACCTCCGCCATGAGCAGCGCGGCTGGCCCGGACCTAGCGGAGGCACCCGAGGAGCGGTGTTTCCTCAG CACAGCCGAGGCAGCTGCCCTGGAGCGGGAGTTGCTGGAAGATTATCGCTTCGGGCGGCAGCAGCTGGTGGAGTGGTGCGGCCATGCTAGTGCCGTGGCTGTGACCAAG GTGTTCCCTTTGCCTGCCCACTCCCGGAAGCAGAGGACGGTGCTAGTCGTGTGCGGCCCGGAGCAGAATGGGGCAGTGGGGCTGGTCTGTGCCCGGCACCTGCGGGTGTTT GAGTACGAACCAACCATCTTCTACCCCACACGCTCACTGGACCCGCTGCACCGGGACCTGACTACCCAGTGTGAGAAGATGGACATCCCCTTCCTGTCCTATCTGCCCACGGAG gTCCAGCTCATCAACAACGCCTACAGACTGGTGGTGGACGCCGTGCTGGGCCCCGGTGTGGAGCCGGGCAAGGTCGGGGGCCCCTGCATGCGTGCGCTGGCCACGCTCAAGCTACTGTCCATCCCCCTCGTGAGCCTGGACATTCCCTCAG gCTGGGACCCAGAGACCGGCGGCGACGCCGAGGACGGGCTACGACCCGACGTGCTCGTATCGCTGGCGGCGCCCAAGCAATGCGCCGGCCGCTTCTCCGGGCGCCACCACTTCGTGGCCGGCAGGTTCGTGCCCGACGACGTGCGCCGAAAGTTCGCTCTGCGCCTGCCGGGGTACACGGGCACCGACTGCATCGCGGCGCTTTGA